In the genome of Methylophaga nitratireducenticrescens, one region contains:
- a CDS encoding formate/nitrite transporter family protein: protein MSDFGKFVDAFTPAEVAEKVKTVGVDKANMSIIPLVILSLMAGAFISFAAMYYTVVMTDASAAYGLARLVGGLVFSLGFILVVIAGAELFTGNTLVVMAYAKGQVSFKSLMRNWGIVYIGNLVGALVTVYLVYLSGYLDDGNLGVGVTAIKTGLAKVDHTTTEAFVRGLFCNVLVCLGSWMVYASRSVTDKVLAVLFPVSGFVAMGFEHCVANMYMIPMAMIAATDQAIVAAGHFDAAQLATLDFGGLMGNLIPVTLGNIVGGAGFVAMAYYLVYVYARPTR from the coding sequence ATGTCTGATTTCGGCAAGTTTGTCGATGCTTTCACGCCAGCGGAAGTCGCTGAAAAGGTCAAAACCGTCGGTGTGGATAAAGCCAATATGTCCATAATCCCGCTGGTGATTCTCTCACTGATGGCTGGAGCCTTTATCTCGTTTGCTGCAATGTATTACACCGTGGTCATGACGGATGCCAGTGCCGCCTATGGGCTGGCCAGGCTGGTTGGTGGTCTGGTTTTTTCGTTGGGCTTTATTCTGGTGGTGATAGCCGGGGCAGAGTTATTTACTGGTAATACGCTGGTCGTAATGGCCTATGCCAAGGGGCAGGTGAGTTTCAAATCATTGATGCGAAATTGGGGCATTGTCTATATCGGTAATCTAGTGGGGGCATTAGTCACAGTGTATCTGGTGTATTTGTCTGGTTATTTAGATGATGGAAATCTCGGTGTTGGGGTGACGGCAATAAAAACGGGTCTGGCCAAAGTAGACCATACAACTACAGAAGCGTTTGTCAGAGGATTGTTTTGTAATGTGCTGGTTTGCCTTGGAAGCTGGATGGTCTATGCGTCACGCAGTGTGACCGATAAAGTCCTGGCGGTATTATTTCCCGTCTCTGGCTTTGTGGCAATGGGATTTGAACATTGTGTGGCGAATATGTACATGATTCCAATGGCGATGATTGCTGCCACCGATCAAGCAATTGTTGCGGCAGGTCATTTTGATGCAGCGCAGCTGGCAACACTGGATTTTGGAGGCTTAATGGGTAATCTCATCCCCGTTACCTTGGGCAATATCGTCGGTGGCGCTGGCTTTGTCGCAATGGCCTATTATCTGGTCTACGTTTACGCCCGACCGACCCGTTAA